The Methanobrevibacter olleyae sequence TGAATCTAAAAGAATTGGTGCTACTTTATCATTTTTTAATACACAACCAACAATTCCACACATAATTATCACCAAATAAAGAATATGAAAAAAATTAATTTTAAATAAAAATTGAATATATTAAATAAGATTTTAAATTGATTATTTAATATAGTAATTATAAATTAATATAGTAATTATAGATTTATTATAGTTTATTTTATTTAAACTTTTATATGAAAACTTTTTATTATATTTTTCATCTTAATTAGATAATTAATTATTTATCTTAATTAGATAATTAAATATTTCTAAAAAAATATAAATAATAGATATCAAAAAATGATATCAAAAAATAGCTATAAAGCAAATAAAAAACCCAATAATTAAATTAATTAAGTATGAAAAAGATTTAAAAAATTAAAAATAGAGTTAAAAATAGAATTAAAAATATAATTAAAAATAAATATAATTAAAAAAAGTAAAATAATTTTAAGATCTATTTTGAACCTTTTTTAAATTTTCCTCAACTAATTTGCTAGCTTCCTCATTTAATTCAACCCATTCCCATCCATTAGCTAAGACTTTTGATTTAAGTTTACTAATGTCTACTGAACTAACAAAATTAAGTTGATTGTTCTCTTTAAAAGAATATGCCCAAGTAAAACCTTGTTTTGTATTTGTTTTACGTTTAGTTACTCTAAAAAAACCAGTTTTATTATACCTTTCTAAAGAAGAGTCATCATAAGTTTCTTTATATTTCAAAACTAATTCACTAGCTTCATCTGTAAATTCTATCCATTTTAAACCTTTTTCTAAAACAATGATTTTTAATTTATATAGATTTACAGAAACAATTCTTCTTAATCTACCATCTTCATAATATTGGTATGACCAATAATCATTTCCATTTCTTTTATTTTCAACAAAACTAACTCTATAAATTCCAGAGGAGCTTTTATATTTTGAAAAATCAAGCTTATGTTTACCTCTTAATTTTTCATACTGGCGATTTTTAATTTCTTCATCAGTAAAAAATTGATGAATAATCTTACTAACAAAGATTTTACTTCTGCCAATGTCTTTTGCTATCTCTAACATAGTTTTACCTGAATTATATAAAGATAATATATAATTAATTAATTCTTCTTTAGAGACCACATCCTTAGAATTTGAGCCATTTATGTTTGTATTATTAGAATCATTTATCATAAAAACAATCCCCAATATTTTATAAAAACCTTAGCACAAAAATCACTTTTCTATACTAACTATAAGTAAATACCTACAGAAATCAGATTTTTTCTATACTAACTATAAATAAATACCTATTCAAAATCAGTTACTCTATACTGACTATAAGTAAATACTATTCAAAAAATCCCCATTTTTCTTATATTAATTATATGTTTATATAATATATATTATTTTCTTATAAAAAAAATTAAAAAGCTAAGATAAATTCTAAAACTTTTTTTTAAAAAAAATGATTAAGCATACAAAAATAGTTAAAATTAAATTAGGTTTATTAATGATAATAAATATAAAAATAATTGTTATATAATTTAATAAAATGATAATTGAAATCTTAATTATTAATTAAAAATAATTTAAAAAAATGATGATTAAAATGGATTCTAGAAATTTACTTTATGAAGGAAAAGCTAAAAGCGTTTTCCAAGGTGAAAGCCCAAATGAAGTCATAATTGGTTTTAGAGATGATATGACTGCCGGAGATGGTGCTAGAAAAGAAACTATGGGGCAAAAAGGTTATATTAACTCAATTATTTGTGCAAAAATCTTTGAAACTCTTGAAGATGCAGGAGTTAAAACACAGCTGATTGAACTTTGTGAGCCTTGTGTAATGAAAGCAAAAAAATTAGATATGATTCCAATTGAAGTTATTGTAAGAAACATAGCTACTGGAAGTATTATCAGAAAATTCCCATTTGAAGATAAGGCTCCATTTAACCCACCACTTATACAAATGGACTTTAAAGATGACCAGTTCCATGATCCAATGTTAAATGATGCAATAGCTATCGCACTTGGAATAGCTACCAAAGAAGATTTAGATAAATTAAGAGAACTAGCTCTTGAAGTAAATGAAGTTATGACTAAAATGTTTAAAGATATTGGAATTATTCTTGTTGACTTTAAAATTGAATTTGGTAAAGATTCAGAAGGAAATATTATATTAGGTGATGAAATAAGCCCAGATAGTTGTAGGTTATGGGATGCTGAAACTCTTGATATCTTAGATAAGGAACTCTTTAGACAAGGAAAAGATGATGAAGTTATTAATGCATATGAAGAAGTATTTAACAGACTCTTAAGTGAAGAAGATAGAGTAAAATGGAACTTATAAAATAAAAATAAAATTAACTTAATAAAAATCCAAATAAAAAAAAAAAACCCCTCTCAAATAAAATTAACTTAATAAAAATCCAAATAAAAAAAACCCTCTCAAATAAAATTAACTTAATAAAAATTCAAATAAGAAAAATAATAAATAAATTCAAAATTATAGGTGATTAAAAATGATGTATGACATTGAAGTTAAAGTTTCTTTAAAGCCAGGAATGTTAAATCCAGAAGCAACCACTATTCAAAGATCTCTCGCTCTTTTAGGATACGAAGTTAAAGGAACTAAAACTAAAGAAATAATTAGTTTTGTAATGGAAGCAGATTCTGAAGATGATGCAAGAGAAAAAGTAGATGACATGTGTCAAAAATTATTATGTAATCCAATTATCCACAATTATGCCATTAAAATCATTAAAATGGATTTAACTTGTGGAAGCTGTGGAAAATAAATAGGCTAATAAGTTGTATAAAGTGATAAAATGGCAATTGGAATTATAAGATTTCCTGGAACTAACTGTGACCGTGATGTTTATAAAGCTATTGAGCTTGCTGGTGGAGAAGCAGAGTACATTTGGTGGAATAAGGAAGATTTAGCTGATTATGATGGAATTGTTATACCTGGTGGATTTTCTTATGGAGATTATTTACGTGCAGGA is a genomic window containing:
- the purC gene encoding phosphoribosylaminoimidazolesuccinocarboxamide synthase, which produces MDSRNLLYEGKAKSVFQGESPNEVIIGFRDDMTAGDGARKETMGQKGYINSIICAKIFETLEDAGVKTQLIELCEPCVMKAKKLDMIPIEVIVRNIATGSIIRKFPFEDKAPFNPPLIQMDFKDDQFHDPMLNDAIAIALGIATKEDLDKLRELALEVNEVMTKMFKDIGIILVDFKIEFGKDSEGNIILGDEISPDSCRLWDAETLDILDKELFRQGKDDEVINAYEEVFNRLLSEEDRVKWNL
- the purS gene encoding phosphoribosylformylglycinamidine synthase subunit PurS; this encodes MMYDIEVKVSLKPGMLNPEATTIQRSLALLGYEVKGTKTKEIISFVMEADSEDDAREKVDDMCQKLLCNPIIHNYAIKIIKMDLTCGSCGK